From one Rhodamnia argentea isolate NSW1041297 chromosome 1, ASM2092103v1, whole genome shotgun sequence genomic stretch:
- the LOC115756948 gene encoding F-box/kelch-repeat protein SKIP30, with protein sequence MSALIEGLPDAVALRCLARVPFHLHPKLELVSRSWKAAIHSLELFQARQEVGSSEDLLCVCAFDPENLWQLYDPLRDLWITLPVLPSKIRHLSHFGAVSTAGKLFVLGGGSDAVDPLTGDQDGSFATNEVWSYDPVTRQWASRASMLVPRAMFACCALNGKIVVAGGFTSCRKSISQAEMYDPDKDVWVQIPDLHRTHNSACSGMVIEGKVHVLHKGLSTVQALDHVTLEWTVKDYGWLQGPMAVVQGSLYVMSHWLIFKLDGNERKFIGSAQEFRRRIGFAMFGLRDEIYVIGGVIGPDRWNWDIKPLSDVDVLTIGSERPTWRQVTPMTRCRGTILGCALLRV encoded by the coding sequence ATGTCTGCACTGATTGAAGGCCTTCCAGACGCTGTTGCACTGAGGTGCCTTGCACGTGTTCCCTTTCACCTCCATCCAAAGCTGGAACTCGTTTCTCGGTCGTGGAAAGCTGCCATACATAGTCTTGAACTTTTCCAGGCCCGGCAAGAAGTTGGCTCTTCAGAAGACTTATTGTGTGTATGTGCTTTTGACCCAGAGAATTTATGGCAACTCTATGACCCTCTCCGAGATCTTTGGATTACTCTTCCCGTTCTTCCATCAAAAATCAGGCACCTATCCCATTTTGGCGCAGTCTCCACTGCTGGAAAATTATTTGTGCTTGGTGGTGGCAGTGATGCAGTTGATCCGCTGACCGGTGACCAAGATGGAAGCTTTGCCACCAATGAAGTGTGGTCGTATGATCCAGTTACAAGGCAGTGGGCTTCGCGTGCTTCCATGCTTGTACCTCGTGCCATGTTTGCATGTTGTGCTTTGAATGGAAAAATTGTTGTTGCGGGTGGATTTACCAGCTGTCGGAAATCAATTTCCCAAGCTGAGATGTATGATCCTGATAAAGATGTGTGGGTCCAGATACCCGACCTCCACCGGACCCACAATTCAGCGTGCTCAGGTATGGTGATTGAGGGAAAAGTGCACGTACTGCATAAGGGGCTATCCACTGTGCAAGCCTTGGACCATGTGACTCTGGAGTGGACCGTAAAGGATTACGGTTGGCTCCAAGGTCCAATGGCAGTAGTTCAGGGTTCCCTCTACGTTATGAGCCATTGGCTCATTTTTAAGCTAGATGGGAATGAGAGGAAGTTCATAGGCTCTGCCCAGGAGTTCCGCAGGAGAATTGGGTTTGCCATGTTTGGTTTGAGGGATGAAATTTATGTGATCGGAGGGGTTATTGGTCCCGACAGATGGAACTGGGACATTAAGCCACTTTCTGACGTGGATGTTCTCACAATTGGGAGCGAGAGGCCGACTTGGCGACAAGTGACTCCGATGACTCGGTGCCGTGGTACTATTCTCGGATGTGCGCTGTTGAGAGTTTAG
- the LOC115756946 gene encoding uncharacterized protein LOC115756946, with protein METLVVVAQHRNQYGSRTKPNGLARFDSSPSKCFREINCRTFQSGAGILPTPLKACDAAEIIQAPPCSLITPPSASFLSNETDLKLKPQSTPIPIKAKPVNDEKFFYDDFSSGNISFSELWAGPAYSNSPPPSSLPIPKFSLRPKRTVSLDLPNSASDDMVMHPIAKSAPASPTRDCKSSTKALFHSADSATKTLRRILNLDVTDE; from the coding sequence ATGGAGACGCTCGTGGTGGTGGCGCAGCACCGGAATCAATACGGCAGTCGAACGAAGCCGAACGGCCTGGCTAGGTTTGATTCTTCGCCGTCCAAATGCTTCAGAGAGATCAATTGCAGAACTTTTCAGTCCGGGGCAGGTATTTTGCCGACCCCACTTAAGGCTTGTGATGCAGCCGAGATCATTCAGGCTCCTCCTTGTTCCTTGATAACTCCACCTTCTGCCAGTTTCTTGTCTAATGAGACCGACTTAAAACTGAAGCCTCAGAGCACACCCATCCCCATCAAAGCCAAACCTGTCAATGATGAGAAATTTTTCTATGACGATTTCTCTAGTGGGAACATATCCTTTTCCGAGCTGTGGGCCGGGCCAGCTTATTCGAACTCACCCCCGCCGAGTTCTTTGCCAATTCCCAAGTTTTCCCTCCGCCCAAAGAGGACCGTCTCTCTTGATTTGCCTAACTCCGCTTCTGATGATATGGTGATGCATCCCATTGCAAAATCTGCTCCTGCTTCTCCTACTAGGGACTGCAAATCATCCACTAAGGCTTTGTTCCACAGTGCTGACTCTGCGACTAAGACACTTCGTCGCATTCTGAATCTTGATGTCACTGATGAATGA
- the LOC125312563 gene encoding late embryogenesis abundant protein D-34-like, producing MKVVGGYVQTAVDAGTPGGALDRNAMTIGEALEASALSAGDKPLEQSNAAAIQEAEVRATGSNKTVPGGVASLAQSAATRNARTAADEDKTKLADVLMVVNDGLEFGSSVVEFHFGVYRNSMILKILSIHKID from the coding sequence ATGAAGGTCGTGGGTGGATACGTCCAAACAGCCGTGGACGCCGGGACACCGGGAGGAGCTCTCGACCGCAACGCAATGACCATCGGCGAAGCGCTGGAGGCGTCCGCTCTATCTGCAGGAGACAAGCCATTGGAGCAGAGCAACGCTGCCGCAATACAAGAGGCCGAGGTAAGAGCCACTGGCTCCAACAAGACTGTGCCCGGAGGAGTCGCATCTCTGGCTCAGTCTGCTGCGACGCGCAACGCCAGGACCGCGGCTGATGAAGACAAGACCAAGCTCGCTGATGTTTTGATGGTAGTTAACGACGGATTGGAGTTTGGCTCCTCAGTAGTAGAATTTCACTTTGGCGTCTACAGAAATAGCATGATActtaaaattttatctattcACAAAATTGATTAA